The proteins below come from a single Crossiella sp. CA-258035 genomic window:
- a CDS encoding zinc-binding alcohol dehydrogenase family protein, translating to MRAVVLDGPGPVEALQLREVPVPEAREGWVRIKVEAFGLNRSEQHLRTGLATNPVFPIVPGIEAVGTVDAAPGGEFEPGQPVVAMMGGMGRAFDGGYAEYTLVPASCVIPVRTSLDWATLGALPEMLQTAHGSLHTGLAIQPGQSFLVRGGTSSVGVAAAVLAKEHGLEVLSTTRNPAKLAALRDLGVDHPLLDDGRIADRVREIRPGGVHAALELVGTNTLPDTLRATGKHGTVCFTGMLSDQWTIPDFYPMDYLPNGVRLTAYGGESSDLPRADLQRYLELIEAGTLPVRIHRVFALTEIREAHQLMEDGGAVGKLVVRVGLQ from the coding sequence ATGCGTGCGGTGGTGCTGGACGGGCCGGGGCCGGTGGAGGCGCTCCAGTTGCGCGAGGTGCCGGTGCCGGAGGCCCGCGAGGGGTGGGTGCGGATCAAGGTGGAAGCCTTCGGACTCAACCGTTCCGAGCAGCACCTGCGCACCGGATTGGCCACCAACCCGGTATTTCCGATCGTGCCCGGCATCGAGGCCGTGGGCACCGTGGATGCCGCGCCGGGCGGTGAGTTCGAGCCGGGCCAGCCGGTGGTGGCGATGATGGGCGGCATGGGCCGGGCCTTCGACGGCGGTTACGCCGAGTACACCCTGGTGCCGGCGAGTTGTGTCATCCCGGTGCGGACCAGCCTGGACTGGGCCACCCTCGGCGCGCTGCCGGAGATGTTGCAGACCGCGCACGGCTCGCTGCACACCGGACTGGCGATCCAGCCCGGCCAGAGCTTCCTGGTCCGCGGCGGCACCTCCTCGGTGGGCGTGGCGGCCGCGGTGCTGGCCAAGGAGCACGGGCTGGAAGTGTTGTCCACCACCAGGAATCCGGCCAAGTTGGCCGCGTTGCGGGACCTCGGCGTCGACCACCCGCTCCTCGACGACGGCCGGATCGCCGACCGGGTGAGGGAGATCCGGCCCGGGGGTGTGCACGCCGCGCTGGAGCTGGTGGGCACCAACACCCTGCCGGACACGTTGCGCGCCACCGGAAAGCACGGCACGGTCTGCTTCACCGGCATGCTCAGCGACCAGTGGACCATCCCGGACTTCTACCCGATGGACTACCTGCCCAACGGCGTCCGCCTCACCGCCTACGGCGGCGAGAGCAGCGACCTGCCGCGGGCCGACCTCCAGCGCTACCTGGAGCTGATCGAGGCCGGGACGCTGCCGGTGCGCATCCACCGGGTGTTCGCGCTGACCGAGATCCGCGAGGCCCACCAGCTGATGGAGGACGGCGGCGCGGTGGGGAAACTCGTGGTCAGAGTTGGTCTCCAGTAG
- a CDS encoding VC0807 family protein, whose product MPHNRFTWLLGLVLDIGLSPLTFYAARLLGFDNLTCLLAGTIAVGLRAGYLLCARRRVEPLVLLMLLTSLLSLIGALLTSDPRLMLLREPLITTVVALVFLGTCLTTRPAIFHVARRMRGTGAEDWDQRIAEEPAFRRLFLLLTTVWAGGLLAASAVRAVLVYRLPIEVMAGLSQVIELVAVGLLVAWTMWYRRRPHAATAPRPDRVGRH is encoded by the coding sequence ATGCCGCACAACCGGTTCACCTGGCTGCTGGGACTGGTGCTGGACATCGGCCTGTCCCCGCTGACCTTCTACGCCGCCCGCCTGCTCGGCTTCGACAACCTGACCTGCCTGCTGGCCGGCACCATCGCGGTGGGGCTACGCGCCGGCTACCTGCTCTGCGCCCGCCGCCGGGTCGAGCCACTGGTCCTGCTCATGCTGCTGACCAGCCTGCTCAGCCTCATCGGCGCCCTGCTGACCAGCGACCCCCGGCTCATGCTGCTGCGCGAACCGCTGATCACCACCGTGGTCGCGCTGGTCTTCCTCGGCACCTGCCTGACCACCCGGCCCGCCATCTTCCACGTGGCCAGGCGCATGCGCGGCACCGGCGCCGAGGACTGGGACCAGCGCATCGCCGAGGAACCCGCGTTCCGCCGCCTGTTCCTGCTGCTGACCACGGTCTGGGCCGGGGGCCTGCTGGCTGCCTCCGCGGTCAGGGCGGTGCTGGTCTACCGGCTGCCGATCGAGGTGATGGCCGGTCTCAGCCAGGTGATCGAGCTGGTCGCGGTCGGGCTGCTGGTGGCGTGGACGATGTGGTACCGCCGACGGCCGCACGCCGCGACCGCGCCGCGTCCGGACCGGGTGGGCCGCCACTGA
- a CDS encoding MerR family transcriptional regulator translates to MNDEDELFTIGQLSRSTGLSTRTIRFWSDSGLLPPTARSYGGYRLYDAAAVGRLELVRTLRELGMDLDTVAKVLAEQVTVTDVARTHVTALDAEIRTLRVRRAVLRAVVRRGGTTEEMKLMHELARLSAGERQRILDEFVERAFDGTDPAAPGAGLADSMRQLPAELPDDPTDEQVNAWVELAELVRDEDFQRRVREMAVAGSEQAHQQSPDFGISAELVIEHAGAALAAGVAPDAPEAGAYLDRIAPTLPVSERAGVAEQLATFTDGRVERYWHLLGVLNGWPPRPAGPAVPAFEWVIAALRASH, encoded by the coding sequence GTGAACGACGAAGACGAGCTGTTCACCATCGGACAGCTCTCCCGCAGCACCGGTCTGTCGACCAGGACCATCCGGTTCTGGTCCGACAGCGGACTGCTGCCGCCCACCGCCAGGTCCTATGGGGGTTACCGGCTCTACGACGCGGCCGCGGTCGGCCGGCTTGAGCTGGTGCGCACCCTGCGTGAGCTGGGGATGGACCTGGACACGGTGGCCAAGGTGCTGGCCGAGCAGGTCACGGTGACCGATGTGGCGCGGACGCACGTGACCGCGCTGGATGCCGAGATCCGCACCTTGCGGGTGCGGCGGGCGGTGCTGCGGGCGGTCGTTCGACGTGGCGGAACTACCGAGGAGATGAAACTCATGCACGAACTGGCGCGACTGTCCGCGGGGGAGCGGCAGCGCATCCTGGACGAGTTCGTCGAGCGCGCGTTCGACGGCACCGACCCGGCGGCACCCGGGGCTGGGCTCGCGGACTCCATGCGGCAGCTGCCTGCCGAGCTGCCGGACGACCCCACCGACGAGCAGGTCAACGCCTGGGTGGAGCTGGCGGAGCTGGTGCGGGACGAGGACTTCCAGCGCCGGGTCCGGGAGATGGCGGTGGCCGGGTCCGAGCAGGCGCACCAGCAGTCGCCGGACTTCGGGATCTCGGCGGAGCTGGTGATCGAGCACGCGGGTGCGGCGCTGGCCGCCGGGGTCGCGCCGGACGCGCCGGAGGCCGGGGCCTACCTGGACCGGATCGCGCCGACGCTACCGGTGTCCGAGCGGGCTGGGGTGGCCGAGCAGCTGGCGACCTTCACCGACGGCAGGGTGGAGCGGTACTGGCACCTGCTGGGTGTGCTCAACGGGTGGCCGCCGCGGCCGGCCGGGCCCGCGGTGCCCGCCTTCGAATGGGTGATCGCCGCGTTGCGGGCCTCGCACTGA
- a CDS encoding HAD domain-containing protein, with product MTGAAPPPLLFLDVDGPLIPFGGQSYPTYPTGPVATANPLLSRLNPAHGPRLAALPCELVWATTWMEEANECLTPLLGLPRLPVVDWPEPSDVDERDERIGLHWKTRALVAFAAGRAFAWVDDEITDPDRAWVSAHHPGTALLHRVDPRHGLTDADYATLTEWSLGLVHLSVQDRSLRHRAAAVHLDQEVGDAHG from the coding sequence GTGACCGGCGCCGCCCCACCTCCGCTGCTGTTCCTCGACGTCGACGGCCCCCTCATCCCCTTCGGCGGGCAGTCCTACCCGACCTACCCAACCGGCCCGGTAGCAACAGCGAACCCGTTGCTGTCCAGGCTCAATCCCGCCCACGGCCCCCGCCTCGCCGCCCTGCCCTGCGAACTGGTCTGGGCCACCACCTGGATGGAAGAGGCCAACGAGTGCCTCACCCCGCTGCTCGGCCTGCCCCGGCTGCCGGTGGTCGACTGGCCGGAACCGTCCGATGTGGACGAACGCGACGAGCGGATCGGCCTGCACTGGAAGACCCGCGCCCTGGTCGCCTTCGCCGCCGGACGCGCGTTCGCCTGGGTCGACGACGAGATCACCGATCCCGACCGGGCCTGGGTGTCCGCCCACCACCCGGGAACCGCGCTGCTGCACCGGGTCGACCCGCGGCACGGCCTCACCGACGCCGACTACGCCACCCTGACCGAGTGGTCACTCGGCCTCGTACACCTCAGCGTTCAGGATCGTTCGCTTCGGCACCGGGCGGCCGCGGTGCATCTTGACCAAGAGGTTGGCGACGCTCACGGCTAG
- a CDS encoding substrate-binding domain-containing protein: protein MAWLDRDRMPVRFTVGTSVLSGLILTTILKALQTDIPNSVIFIWFALTSGGVAVISWVTFSILQTTRKRSRRAFLMTSAFSQKYYVAALVHRLHSAFDQDGIDLVLKVPDRDYDAGAQSQHLERLLDRRRDYLGGVIVASEVHRLRDDLTRFCQKSRLPIVFTDLEPFENESEYPDNSAFIGYDTGELGDLAGKWLAKRLRGKKRPRVLIIASREHRSRQERCAQVLRRELDGVAITVEDRCDFVRSRAYDAVHSHVRQLESRQCLNAIFCTNDEMALGAVDALSATLPATHNTVVVGVDGVLEAKALINTANSPLRATVVQDTHRLAVSVANLLVKMHRGRPVPKRTILNAEVYEAE, encoded by the coding sequence ATGGCGTGGCTTGACCGGGATCGAATGCCAGTGCGGTTCACCGTGGGGACCTCCGTCCTGAGCGGCCTCATCCTGACGACAATCCTGAAAGCACTACAGACAGATATCCCCAACAGCGTCATCTTCATCTGGTTCGCTCTGACCTCCGGCGGTGTCGCGGTGATCTCCTGGGTCACCTTCTCAATACTTCAGACCACGCGAAAACGCTCAAGACGAGCCTTCCTGATGACCTCGGCGTTCAGCCAGAAGTACTACGTGGCCGCGCTCGTGCACCGCCTGCACAGCGCATTCGACCAGGACGGCATCGACCTGGTGCTCAAAGTGCCGGATCGGGACTACGACGCGGGGGCGCAGTCCCAGCACCTGGAAAGGCTCCTGGACAGACGGCGTGACTACCTGGGCGGCGTGATCGTGGCCAGCGAGGTGCACCGGCTCCGCGACGACCTGACGAGGTTCTGCCAGAAATCCCGGCTGCCCATTGTCTTCACCGATCTGGAGCCCTTTGAGAACGAGTCCGAATATCCGGACAACAGCGCTTTCATCGGGTACGACACGGGCGAACTCGGCGACCTGGCCGGAAAATGGCTGGCCAAGCGCCTCCGCGGAAAGAAGCGCCCACGTGTCCTCATCATCGCCAGCCGCGAGCACCGGAGCCGGCAAGAACGCTGCGCGCAGGTCCTGCGCCGCGAGCTCGACGGTGTGGCGATCACCGTTGAGGACCGCTGCGACTTCGTGCGTTCTCGCGCGTACGACGCGGTGCACTCCCATGTCCGGCAACTGGAGTCCCGCCAGTGCCTCAACGCGATCTTCTGCACCAACGACGAGATGGCCCTGGGCGCTGTTGACGCCCTCTCGGCGACCTTGCCGGCCACGCACAACACGGTCGTCGTCGGCGTCGATGGAGTGCTGGAAGCGAAAGCGCTCATCAACACCGCGAACAGCCCGCTGCGCGCCACCGTCGTCCAGGACACCCACCGCCTAGCCGTGAGCGTCGCCAACCTCTTGGTCAAGATGCACCGCGGCCGCCCGGTGCCGAAGCGAACGATCCTGAACGCTGAGGTGTACGAGGCCGAGTGA
- the rho gene encoding transcription termination factor Rho translates to MSDNTFTVSGVLDTQDNRSYLRDHSYLPTPDDVLVPQAIAGACKLRRGDRVTGVAQPAGNGRLRLAQVETINGQDPLRAATRPAFTDLTPIHPRDRLRLETTPQALTTRVIDLLMPVGKGQRALIVAPPKAGKTTVLHAIAHAISHNHPECHLMAVLVGERPEEVTDFARTVPGEVIGATFDRPPREHTALAELAIERAKRLVELGQDVVVLLDSLTRLGRAYNLAAPASGRILSGGIDAAALTPPKRFLGAARAIEQGGSLTIFATALVDTGSAGDNLIFEEYKATGNAELVLDRGIANQRRHPAVDIRRTGTRKDEILCSATEIAATRALRRALHTCEPHQAVDKLLDGLRATPTNTEFLTQLLRATPRAA, encoded by the coding sequence ATGTCCGACAACACCTTCACGGTGTCCGGGGTGCTCGACACCCAGGACAACCGCAGCTACCTCCGCGACCACTCCTACCTGCCCACCCCCGACGATGTCCTTGTCCCGCAAGCCATCGCCGGTGCCTGCAAGCTACGCCGGGGCGACCGCGTCACCGGAGTCGCGCAGCCGGCCGGAAACGGCAGGCTCCGCCTGGCCCAGGTCGAGACGATCAACGGCCAGGACCCGCTGCGCGCGGCCACCCGCCCGGCCTTCACCGACCTGACCCCCATCCACCCCCGCGACCGCCTGCGCCTGGAAACCACCCCGCAGGCGCTGACCACCAGGGTGATCGACCTGCTCATGCCGGTCGGCAAGGGCCAGCGCGCGCTGATCGTGGCCCCGCCCAAAGCGGGCAAAACCACGGTGCTGCACGCGATCGCGCACGCGATCAGCCACAACCACCCGGAATGCCACCTGATGGCGGTCCTGGTCGGCGAACGCCCGGAGGAGGTCACCGACTTCGCCCGCACCGTGCCCGGCGAGGTCATCGGCGCCACCTTCGACCGGCCGCCCCGCGAGCACACCGCACTGGCCGAGCTCGCCATCGAACGCGCCAAACGCCTGGTCGAACTGGGCCAGGACGTGGTGGTGCTGCTGGATTCCCTGACCCGCCTGGGCCGCGCCTACAACCTGGCCGCCCCCGCCTCCGGCCGCATCCTCTCCGGCGGCATCGACGCCGCCGCCCTGACCCCGCCGAAGCGGTTCCTCGGCGCGGCAAGGGCGATCGAGCAGGGCGGCTCCCTCACCATCTTCGCCACCGCCCTCGTCGACACCGGCTCCGCGGGCGACAACCTGATCTTCGAGGAGTACAAGGCCACCGGCAACGCCGAGCTCGTGCTGGACCGGGGCATCGCCAACCAGCGCCGCCACCCCGCCGTCGACATCCGCCGCACCGGCACCCGCAAGGACGAGATCCTGTGCTCCGCAACGGAAATCGCCGCCACCCGCGCCCTGCGCCGCGCCCTGCACACCTGCGAACCCCACCAGGCCGTGGACAAGCTCCTGGACGGCCTGCGCGCCACCCCGACCAACACCGAGTTCCTCACCCAACTCCTCAGGGCCACCCCCCGCGCGGCCTGA
- a CDS encoding cytochrome P450 codes for MKLPIPRTCPHTEPPEYARLRATDPVARATLPSGDRVWLVSRHADVRTVLTDPRFSIDATRPGFPRRREGDGPPARRRPFLDTDPPEHGVYRRMLNAEFTVRRVSALRPEIERVADRLIDEMVASGPEADLVSAFALPLPSLVICRMLGVPYADHEFFESRTRVALSQASSAEESGAATGELFGYLDALFERRQRETAGDLVSGLAAEPVAGDLVSRLVAGPVAEGSLSRPGAVGMLLILLVAGHETTANMISLGLLTLLGEPELCRELREDPRRMPAVVEELLRFLSVADTVAARVATADVELGGRLIRAGEGVLTLGLSANRDPDFLDRPDEFDPSRPARHHLAFGHGPHQCIGAHLARAELEIAFTRLLTRLPTLHLTSAEPRYKQQAQVFGLDRLPVGW; via the coding sequence GTGAAACTCCCGATCCCGCGCACCTGTCCGCACACCGAGCCGCCGGAGTACGCCCGGCTGCGCGCCACCGACCCGGTCGCCAGGGCCACCCTGCCCAGCGGCGACCGGGTCTGGCTGGTCAGCAGGCATGCCGACGTGCGCACGGTGCTCACCGACCCGCGCTTCAGCATCGACGCCACCCGCCCCGGCTTCCCCCGCAGACGCGAAGGCGACGGTCCACCCGCGCGGCGGCGACCGTTCCTGGACACCGACCCGCCCGAGCACGGGGTGTACCGGCGGATGCTCAACGCCGAGTTCACCGTGCGCCGGGTGAGCGCGCTGCGGCCGGAGATCGAACGGGTGGCCGACCGGCTCATCGACGAGATGGTGGCGAGTGGGCCGGAGGCGGACCTGGTGTCGGCGTTCGCGCTGCCACTGCCCTCGCTGGTGATCTGCCGGATGCTCGGGGTGCCCTATGCCGACCACGAGTTCTTCGAGTCGCGGACTCGTGTCGCGTTGAGCCAGGCCAGTAGTGCCGAGGAGTCGGGCGCGGCCACGGGGGAGCTGTTCGGCTACCTGGACGCGCTGTTCGAGCGGCGGCAGCGCGAAACCGCTGGGGACCTGGTGAGCGGGCTGGCTGCCGAGCCGGTCGCCGGAGATCTGGTGAGCAGGCTCGTTGCGGGACCGGTCGCCGAGGGCAGCCTGAGCAGGCCCGGCGCGGTGGGCATGCTGCTGATCCTGCTGGTCGCCGGGCACGAGACCACCGCGAACATGATCTCCCTCGGCCTGCTCACCCTGCTCGGTGAACCTGAGCTGTGCCGGGAACTCCGCGAAGATCCCCGGCGTATGCCCGCGGTGGTCGAGGAGCTGCTCCGCTTCCTCTCCGTCGCCGACACGGTGGCCGCCAGGGTCGCCACCGCCGACGTCGAGCTGGGCGGCAGGCTCATCCGGGCGGGGGAGGGCGTGCTCACCCTCGGCCTGTCCGCCAACCGCGATCCCGATTTCCTCGACCGCCCCGACGAGTTCGACCCGTCCCGCCCGGCCCGGCACCACCTCGCCTTCGGACACGGTCCGCACCAGTGCATCGGCGCGCACCTGGCCCGCGCCGAACTGGAGATCGCCTTCACCCGCCTGCTCACCCGGCTGCCCACGCTGCACCTGACCTCGGCGGAACCGCGCTACAAACAGCAGGCGCAGGTCTTCGGCCTGGACCGCCTGCCGGTGGGGTGGTGA